Proteins from a genomic interval of Numenius arquata chromosome 18, bNumArq3.hap1.1, whole genome shotgun sequence:
- the SPATA22 gene encoding spermatogenesis-associated protein 22 — MKRSLADASTRSTAGCLPVPLFNQKKRNRQPLTSNPLENESGTSSGTRNYNFSPTSFGWETANPEVAELQKAADNGRTEHQVAPSLMKPPNASKSNLANAGKKLYACRAEEKAPSTKVWNRNEYAPLNNTTDSRSYSGIIRKFESLSNSLKTVQQQKTPGNRNSSQHVKTTETSQTYTSKGQWPLKPNTDSRSLQDRSLSYKFNHNIQQNKMNENQSDCVPEDKTQEFSSSQLKIKEKKNSLRILSAVIESMRHWSQYADKTPLLFEVLGTLDSAVTPGPYGAKNFLLRDGKETLPCVFYEIDRELPRLIRGRVHRCMGNYDAKRNIFKCVSVRPATIQEQNTFQDFVKIADIEMTAYVKKMNET; from the exons atgaaaaggagctTGGCTGACGCCTCAACTCGCAGCACGGCAG gtTGTTTGCCTGTACCTCTGTTCAATCAGAAGAAAAGGAATAGACAGCCCCTCACTTCAAATCCACTTGAAAATGAGTCAGGTACCAGTTCTGGGACACGTAATTACAACTTTTCTCCCACATCATTTG GCTGGGAAACTGCAAACCCAGAAGTGGCTGAACTACAGAAAGCAGCAGACAATGG CCGAACAGAACATCAGGTCGCTCCTTCACTTATGAAACCACCAAATGCATCAAAGTCCAATTTagcaaatgctggaaaaaaactgTATGCCTGCAG ggcagaagagaaggctcccagtACTAAGGTTTGGAACAGAAATGAGTATGCTCCTTTAAATAATACAACAGATTCAAGATCTTATAGTGGAATTATTCGAAAGTTTGAGAGCCTTTCAAATAGTTTGAAAACTGTTCAGCAGCAAAAAACCCCTGGTAACCGTAATTCATCTCAGCATGTCAAAACAACAGAAACCAGCCAAACATACACATCTAAAGGACAGTGGCCACTGAAACCTAACACTGATTCAAGAAGTCTGCAGGATCGTAGTCTCTCATATAAGTTTAACCACAatattcagcaaaataaaatgaatgaaaaccaaTCTGATTGTGTTCCAGAAGACAAAACTCAG GAATTTTCATCatctcaattaaaaattaaagaaaaaaagaattctttgcGAATCTTATCTGCAGTCATTGAAAGTATGAGGCACTGGAGTCAATATGCTGATAAAACTCCACTATTATTTGAAGTTTTAG GTACGCTTGATTCTGCAGTCACACCTGGACCATATGGGgcaaagaattttcttttgagaGATGGAAAGGAGACTCTGCCTTGTGTATTTTACGAAATC GACCGGGAGCTTCCAAGACTAATTAGAGGTCGAGTGCACAGGTGCATGGGAAACTATGatgcaaaaagaaacattttcaagtgCGTCTCTGTAAGACCAGCAACTATTCAAGAACAAAACACTTTCCAAGATTTTGTTAAAATTGCAGATATTGAGATGACagcatatgtaaaaaaaatgaatgaaacttAA